Proteins from one Pseudomonas bijieensis genomic window:
- a CDS encoding putative quinol monooxygenase encodes MVKVALFVRLEAKPGKEKEVERFLLSGLPLVEEEPATTAWFGIRLGPSTFGIFDAFPDEAGRQAHLSGKVAAALMANAAELFAEPPSIEKVDVLAAKLPG; translated from the coding sequence ATGGTCAAAGTAGCGTTGTTCGTTCGTCTGGAAGCAAAACCTGGGAAAGAGAAAGAGGTGGAGCGCTTTCTCTTGAGCGGCCTTCCATTAGTGGAGGAGGAGCCAGCCACTACAGCCTGGTTTGGAATCCGCTTGGGGCCGTCCACCTTTGGCATCTTTGACGCATTCCCGGATGAAGCGGGCCGGCAGGCTCATCTTTCGGGCAAGGTCGCGGCGGCGCTTATGGCAAACGCTGCCGAGCTGTTTGCCGAACCGCCATCAATCGAGAAGGTTGACGTCCTTGCGGCCAAGCTGCCCGGTTAA
- a CDS encoding sensor histidine kinase — translation MTLRLLLLLGLALGIAAIDTVTDLEIAVGVFQIAVVLIAVRILPTRAVAGVSIVCMILTILSYRFTRFGDTEAGLINVLISLAAIAGTTYLALRLSAAIRTVHQTRAHLAHITRINMLGELAASIAHEVNQPLAAVATSSGACLRWMATEPPNLIKAQQALERIIADTHRASDIIARLRGMARHQAPTKQWLNVADTLNAALRLLAGELNEQNVTLRVHVEEGLPPMLADEVQIQQVILNLAMNAVEAMRQVDLERRILQFDVALESRQQLLFSVSDQGSGLSASDRERVFEAFYSTKRDGMGMGLAISRSIIEAHDGRLWASSDPQTGATFHFTLPAVTRETDEPN, via the coding sequence ATGACGCTTCGCCTGCTGCTGTTACTGGGCTTGGCGCTGGGCATTGCCGCGATCGATACCGTCACCGATCTGGAAATTGCGGTCGGGGTGTTCCAGATCGCCGTGGTGCTGATCGCCGTGCGGATCCTGCCGACGCGGGCGGTGGCCGGCGTCTCGATCGTCTGCATGATTTTGACGATCCTGAGTTATCGGTTCACCCGTTTTGGCGACACCGAGGCCGGACTGATCAATGTCTTGATCAGCCTTGCGGCGATCGCCGGCACGACGTATCTGGCGCTGCGCCTGTCCGCCGCGATCCGTACGGTGCATCAGACCCGCGCCCACCTGGCGCACATCACCCGCATCAACATGCTCGGCGAACTCGCCGCCTCGATTGCCCATGAAGTCAACCAGCCATTGGCTGCGGTGGCCACCAGCAGTGGCGCCTGCCTGCGCTGGATGGCCACCGAGCCGCCCAACCTGATCAAAGCCCAGCAAGCGCTGGAGCGGATCATCGCCGACACCCACCGGGCCAGCGACATCATTGCCCGCTTGCGCGGCATGGCTCGGCATCAAGCGCCGACCAAGCAATGGCTGAACGTCGCTGACACGCTCAACGCCGCGCTGCGGCTGTTGGCGGGAGAGCTGAACGAACAGAACGTCACCTTGCGCGTGCATGTCGAGGAAGGCCTGCCGCCGATGCTCGCCGATGAGGTGCAGATCCAACAAGTCATCCTCAACCTGGCGATGAACGCGGTCGAGGCGATGCGCCAGGTAGACCTCGAGCGTCGGATCCTGCAATTTGATGTGGCGCTGGAGTCACGCCAGCAACTGCTGTTTTCGGTTTCCGACCAGGGCAGCGGTCTGTCGGCAAGTGATCGCGAGCGAGTGTTCGAGGCCTTCTACAGCACCAAGCGGGATGGCATGGGCATGGGGTTGGCGATCAGCCGTTCAATCATCGAAGCCCATGACGGTCGTCTCTGGGCCTCAAGCGACCCACAGACCGGCGCGACTTTCCACTTCACCCTGCCAGCCGTCACAAGGGAAACCGATGAGCCAAACTGA
- a CDS encoding LysR family transcriptional regulator, which translates to MELSQLRMLKTVCDTGSIARAAEVLHCVPSNITARLKSLERELGTPLFFREGRGLRVSPAGEVFLEYATKILSLTEEARRAVAPTRAPSGPLRIGAIESSATGRLPQLLAKYHAQYPQVSLELSTGTWAQLLDDIQHHRLDGVIVAVDIERPGLKRAVMYREDLVLIASESHGPLRSAADLQGKAIFMWPTGCPYRLALEQWLLRHDQVQPIISIASYGAIVGCVSAGAGVSLVPRGIYEQYRQGAGWTGYEFPELTGIDNLFYWHENAGRHPAREAFLAMLQTEFEG; encoded by the coding sequence ATGGAACTGTCTCAACTGCGCATGCTCAAGACGGTCTGCGACACCGGCAGCATCGCCCGCGCTGCCGAAGTGCTGCACTGTGTGCCGTCCAACATCACCGCACGCCTCAAGTCCCTGGAACGGGAACTCGGCACGCCGCTGTTTTTTCGCGAAGGTCGCGGGCTGCGAGTCAGCCCGGCGGGCGAAGTGTTTCTGGAGTACGCGACAAAAATACTGAGCCTGACGGAAGAGGCCCGCCGCGCAGTAGCCCCCACCCGCGCACCGAGTGGCCCACTGCGCATAGGCGCGATCGAGTCCAGCGCCACCGGCCGCCTGCCTCAGTTGCTCGCCAAATACCACGCGCAGTACCCGCAAGTGTCGCTGGAACTGAGCACCGGCACCTGGGCGCAGTTGCTGGACGATATCCAGCATCACCGGCTCGATGGAGTGATCGTGGCGGTGGACATAGAACGGCCAGGGCTCAAGCGAGCCGTGATGTACCGCGAAGACCTGGTGCTCATCGCCTCCGAGTCCCACGGCCCGCTACGCAGCGCCGCCGATTTGCAAGGCAAAGCGATCTTCATGTGGCCCACAGGCTGTCCGTACCGGTTAGCGCTGGAGCAATGGCTGCTGCGTCATGACCAAGTGCAACCGATCATCAGCATCGCCAGCTATGGCGCCATCGTCGGCTGCGTCAGCGCGGGCGCAGGCGTCTCGCTGGTGCCCCGGGGGATCTATGAACAATACCGCCAGGGGGCGGGTTGGACGGGGTATGAATTCCCTGAGTTGACGGGGATCGATAACCTTTTCTACTGGCATGAAAACGCCGGGAGGCATCCTGCCCGGGAGGCGTTTTTGGCGATGTTGCAAACGGAGTTCGAAGGCTAG
- a CDS encoding response regulator transcription factor has protein sequence MSQTDVQDLAESMIYIVDDDSSVRESLQDLLASVGLASRAFGSAREFMDADLPDVPACLILDVRMPGLSGLDFQQEMTRLNIRVPVVFITAHGDIPMSVKAMKAGALEFLTKPFREQDLLDAISLGLGRDKERRKASALVDDLKRRHAGLTDGEREVMELVVSGLLNKQVAGQLGLSEVTVKVRRGSLMRKMNADSLATLVKMSEKLKEADR, from the coding sequence ATGAGCCAAACTGACGTTCAAGACCTGGCCGAATCGATGATCTACATCGTCGACGATGACAGCTCGGTGCGCGAATCGCTGCAAGACCTGTTGGCCTCCGTAGGCCTGGCGAGCCGGGCATTCGGCTCGGCCCGCGAGTTCATGGACGCCGATCTGCCGGATGTCCCGGCGTGCCTGATCCTCGATGTGCGGATGCCGGGTTTGAGCGGGCTGGATTTCCAACAGGAAATGACCCGATTGAATATTCGCGTCCCGGTTGTGTTCATCACCGCCCATGGCGACATCCCCATGTCGGTCAAAGCCATGAAGGCCGGGGCCCTCGAATTCTTGACCAAGCCATTCCGTGAACAGGACCTGCTCGATGCAATCAGCCTGGGCCTGGGCCGTGACAAGGAACGGCGCAAGGCCTCGGCGCTGGTCGACGACTTGAAACGCCGTCATGCCGGGCTGACTGACGGCGAACGCGAGGTGATGGAGTTAGTCGTGTCAGGGCTGCTGAACAAACAGGTGGCCGGCCAACTGGGTTTGAGCGAAGTGACCGTGAAAGTGCGCCGCGGGTCGTTGATGCGCAAGATGAATGCGGACTCGTTGGCAACGCTGGTGAAGATGTCGGAAAAACTCAAGGAAGCAGATCGCTAG
- a CDS encoding pyridoxamine 5'-phosphate oxidase family protein, with amino-acid sequence MERDNDSSAYITTTQALESLYGPVAAPSILKEVDHIHPVYQPFIEAASFVILASSGPGGLDASPRGDANGFVHVHDSKTLYLPDRRGNNRIDSLRNIVEDPRVALLFLVPGVGETLRVNGTARISVEPALLARFAVNGQLPRTVLEITVASVYFQCSRAVIRAGLWDVTRQIERSALPTAGEVFKRICPSKVDGDAYDKALPGRIASTLY; translated from the coding sequence ATGGAACGCGATAACGACAGCAGCGCCTACATCACGACCACACAAGCGCTGGAAAGCCTTTACGGCCCCGTCGCGGCGCCCTCGATTCTCAAGGAAGTCGACCATATTCATCCGGTTTACCAGCCCTTCATAGAGGCTGCTTCCTTTGTGATCCTCGCTTCCTCAGGCCCTGGAGGGCTGGATGCCTCACCGAGGGGCGACGCGAACGGGTTCGTTCATGTCCACGACAGCAAGACCCTGTATTTGCCCGACCGCCGTGGCAACAACCGCATCGATTCGCTGCGCAATATCGTCGAGGATCCCCGGGTTGCACTGCTCTTCCTTGTGCCTGGCGTAGGGGAAACCTTGCGCGTGAACGGCACGGCCAGGATATCGGTCGAGCCAGCGCTGTTGGCTCGGTTCGCGGTAAATGGGCAACTCCCTCGAACGGTGCTGGAGATCACCGTAGCCAGCGTTTACTTCCAGTGCAGCAGGGCTGTGATCAGGGCGGGGCTGTGGGATGTGACGCGGCAGATCGAACGCAGTGCACTGCCCACCGCAGGCGAGGTGTTCAAGCGCATCTGCCCATCGAAAGTGGATGGCGACGCGTACGACAAGGCCTTGCCAGGGCGTATCGCGAGCACGCTTTACTGA
- a CDS encoding DMT family transporter: MEVRCVPFEGSVSKPGAKVVLATMFVVLCWAYSPIGIRIGLQAYEPGQLALMRFLIASVFMALIALLKGISRPRLRDLPWLAVLGFFAVSLHHIALNYGQRGVSAGAASVLAQSTPLFSTLLAHFVFKDRASGWQWVCVLCGLLGAGVVVAGDRGVGDMDAHGLLILLAALSWSLYFSLQKRHSHRYDGLTVVCYTVWSGTLLLFISAPGILSAARQASASVNLAVLILGIFPSALAYLAWAYVLAHSNVSRASMALYLIPPTAMLMASLVLAERPSMMVVVGAVIVLMSVLALRLEPGSGAKVG, from the coding sequence ATGGAAGTGCGTTGCGTGCCTTTTGAAGGTTCCGTCAGCAAACCCGGTGCGAAAGTTGTCCTGGCGACGATGTTCGTGGTTCTTTGCTGGGCCTATTCGCCAATTGGCATTCGCATCGGCTTGCAGGCTTACGAGCCCGGTCAACTGGCGCTGATGCGGTTTCTCATTGCTTCGGTGTTCATGGCCCTCATCGCGTTGCTGAAAGGCATTTCCCGGCCGCGTCTCAGGGATCTGCCATGGCTGGCGGTGTTGGGTTTCTTTGCCGTCAGCCTGCACCACATCGCTCTCAATTACGGTCAGCGGGGCGTCAGTGCTGGGGCGGCGAGTGTGCTGGCTCAGTCCACGCCTTTGTTCAGCACGTTACTGGCGCATTTTGTTTTCAAGGACCGAGCCAGCGGTTGGCAATGGGTTTGTGTACTGTGCGGCTTGCTTGGCGCTGGTGTGGTCGTCGCGGGGGATCGTGGCGTGGGTGACATGGACGCCCATGGACTATTGATCCTGCTGGCGGCGCTGTCCTGGAGTTTGTATTTCTCTTTGCAAAAGCGCCATTCCCATCGCTACGACGGTTTGACCGTGGTTTGTTACACCGTCTGGTCGGGCACACTCCTGTTGTTCATTTCCGCGCCGGGGATATTGAGCGCGGCGCGACAGGCTTCGGCTTCGGTGAATCTGGCGGTGTTGATCCTGGGTATTTTTCCCAGCGCGCTGGCGTACCTTGCTTGGGCCTACGTGTTGGCACACAGCAACGTGAGCCGCGCCTCCATGGCGCTGTACCTGATACCGCCCACGGCGATGTTGATGGCTTCTTTGGTGCTGGCCGAGCGCCCGTCAATGATGGTTGTTGTTGGGGCGGTGATTGTGTTGATGAGCGTGCTGGCGTTGAGGCTTGAGCCGGGGAGTGGGGCAAAAGTCGGTTGA
- a CDS encoding LLM class oxidoreductase, translating into MYRPSTIPYQQHKGFSRTFTQGHLSLGLFFPMEAFDGDTPSMLNQVTLAKQAEALGFCALWFRDVPLRDTGFGDVGQVFDPWVYLGYMAAHTSEIALGTASIAIPLHHPLHTAKASASVDQLSTGRLILGVASGDRPVEFSAFGVDPEKRGEIFREHYEVIRRAHSTSFEPIHWSTGEMQGADLIPKPTTQFIPMFVTGNSRQSLDWIARESNGWINYPRIPNMQRLVVEDWRLEVTRQCGSVYKPFTQSLYIDLDENPSTPPTRIHLGFRLGRYHLRFLLESLEEIGVDHVILNLKYGKRPAAEVIEELGTHIVAQFGVQPRPAAH; encoded by the coding sequence ATGTATCGGCCGAGCACGATTCCTTACCAGCAGCATAAAGGGTTCAGCCGAACCTTCACTCAGGGGCATTTGAGCCTTGGATTATTCTTTCCCATGGAGGCGTTCGACGGGGACACTCCGAGCATGCTCAACCAGGTCACACTGGCTAAACAAGCCGAGGCGCTGGGCTTCTGTGCGCTCTGGTTTCGCGACGTGCCGCTTCGCGACACTGGCTTCGGCGATGTCGGCCAAGTCTTCGACCCCTGGGTTTACCTGGGTTATATGGCCGCCCATACCTCGGAGATTGCACTTGGCACCGCCTCCATCGCCATCCCGCTGCACCATCCCCTGCACACGGCCAAGGCGTCAGCCAGCGTCGATCAGTTGAGCACTGGTCGCTTGATTCTGGGGGTTGCTTCGGGAGATCGGCCAGTGGAGTTTTCGGCGTTTGGCGTCGATCCCGAAAAGCGTGGAGAGATCTTTCGAGAACACTACGAGGTGATTCGCCGCGCCCACAGCACCAGTTTTGAGCCCATCCACTGGAGCACTGGTGAAATGCAAGGCGCAGACCTGATTCCGAAACCCACCACCCAATTCATTCCAATGTTCGTTACCGGCAACAGTCGCCAGTCACTGGATTGGATCGCGCGTGAGAGCAACGGATGGATCAACTATCCACGCATACCGAATATGCAGCGGCTGGTCGTGGAAGATTGGCGGCTGGAGGTCACCAGGCAATGTGGCTCTGTGTACAAGCCCTTTACTCAGTCGCTGTACATCGATCTCGATGAGAATCCATCCACGCCACCCACACGTATCCATTTGGGGTTCAGACTTGGACGTTACCATCTACGGTTTTTGCTGGAGTCGCTTGAGGAAATCGGCGTGGACCACGTCATTCTCAATCTCAAATATGGCAAGCGCCCTGCGGCGGAGGTTATTGAGGAATTGGGTACGCACATCGTTGCGCAGTTCGGAGTGCAGCCGCGTCCGGCAGCGCATTGA